The nucleotide sequence TAATAACgatgatgatcatcatcatGTAATAATCACATACATGGATTAGTAACAACATGATGATTACGAAAGAGACAATAAATAATCGTCTCACGTTGATAGCTTTATAAGCACCTCTTCACCCTCTTCCTAtcttcactttctctcttctctctctctctccagcgAATAAAAACAGAGTTTCACAATCACAATGTGCGACTCAGACTTTCTCTCTCGCTGTTCCTCATACGAGGCAGACGTTGATTCAGACTCAGACGTCTCGAGCACCAGCTCGTACAGTGTATCCGAGGAAGAGATAGACAATGGGTTTGGTGGTGAGTCGATGAAAAAGACCAAGAAgctagagaagaagaagagcaatgTGTTGCTTGAAGGTTACGTTGTAGATGATTTGAAGAGGACCAAGAGTTTAACGGACGATGATCTCGAGGAGCTTAAAGGCTGTGTAGATCTAGGCTTTGGGTT is from Brassica napus cultivar Da-Ae chromosome A4, Da-Ae, whole genome shotgun sequence and encodes:
- the LOC106365184 gene encoding uncharacterized protein LOC106365184; translation: MCDSDFLSRCSSYEADVDSDSDVSSTSSYSVSEEEIDNGFGGESMKKTKKLEKKKSNVLLEGYVVDDLKRTKSLTDDDLEELKGCVDLGFGFNYEEIPELCNTLPALELCYSMSQKFMDQDHSPEKKTPMMLESHVSPIASWKISSPGDNPDDVKARLKFWAQAVACTVRLCT